From the Flavobacterium sp. CBA20B-1 genome, one window contains:
- a CDS encoding ParA family protein — MTKIISVSNHKGGVGKTTSSVNIGAALNLLKKKVLLIDLDPQANLSQSLGISTENKTVYGSLRGEYPLTPFEYKKGFDVVPSTLDLSGAEIELASEPGREQILKELIEPIASKYDFILIDCPPSLGLLTLNSFVASNHIIVPIQAQYLALQGVVKLIEVIKKIQSRLNKNLQLTGLFVTQYDKRKVLNKNILESLDENFNKLLFKTQIRDNVSIAEAPVSKQDIISYNPKSYGSEDYKNLAKEIIKRLGK, encoded by the coding sequence ATGACTAAAATAATATCTGTTAGCAACCACAAAGGAGGCGTGGGAAAAACGACTTCTAGTGTTAATATAGGGGCTGCCTTGAATTTACTTAAAAAGAAAGTTTTATTGATAGATCTTGACCCACAAGCGAACCTTAGCCAAAGCTTAGGAATTTCAACAGAAAATAAAACTGTTTACGGATCATTAAGAGGCGAATATCCTTTAACGCCATTTGAGTACAAAAAAGGTTTTGACGTGGTACCATCTACGCTTGATCTTTCCGGGGCCGAAATTGAACTCGCTTCAGAACCAGGAAGAGAACAGATACTAAAGGAACTTATTGAACCTATAGCAAGCAAATACGATTTCATTTTAATCGATTGCCCACCTAGTCTAGGCTTACTTACATTAAATAGCTTCGTTGCTTCTAATCATATTATTGTACCGATACAGGCGCAATATTTAGCTTTACAAGGTGTAGTTAAATTAATTGAAGTTATTAAAAAAATACAATCAAGACTAAATAAAAATCTTCAGCTTACGGGTTTATTTGTAACACAGTATGATAAAAGGAAGGTTTTAAACAAGAATATCCTGGAATCACTTGACGAAAATTTTAATAAGTTGCTTTTTAAAACACAAATTAGAGATAATGTTTCAATCGCTGAAGCTCCAGTATCAAAACAAGATATTATTAGCTACAATCCAAAATCATACGGATCAGAAGATTATAAAAATTTAGCGAAAGAGATAATAAAACGTTTGGGGAAATAG